The sequence GGCGCGTGCTTGAGCAGCCCGCCGATGTAGTAGCGCGCGGTGTCCGACAGCCCTGCATACCCGATCTCGTCGTAGAACAGCGGCGCGCCGTCCTTCCACAGCGACTGGTGGCAGTGCATGCCCGAGCCGTTGTCCTGGAAGATCGGCTTCGGCATGAACGTCGCGGTCCGGCCGTGCTGGCGCGCGACGCTCTTCACGACGTACTTGAAGTTCATCAGGTTGTCGGCGGTCTTCAGCAGCGTGTCGAACCGGAAGTCGATCTCCGCCTGCCCCGCCGTACCGACCTCGTGGTGCTGCATCTCGACGTCGATCCCGATGTCGAGCAGGACCCGCACCATCTCCGAGCGCAGGTCGGTGAAGTGGTCGGTCGGCGGGACGGGGAAGTAGCCGCCCTTGTAGCGCGGCTTGTAGCCCTTGTTGCCGCCCGGCTCCTCGCGCCCGGAGTTCCACGCGCCCTCGACCGAGTCCAGGAAGTGGTACGACGAGTGCGGCGTCTGGTCGTAGCGCACGTCGTCGAAGATGTAGAACTCCGCCTCCGGCCCGAAGTACGTCGTGTCCGCGATCCCCGAGCCGCGCAGGTAGTCCTCGGCCTTCTTCGCGATGTTGCGCGGGTCGCGGCTGTACGCCTCGCCGGTCAGCGGGTCGTGGATGAAGAAGTTCATGATCAGCGTCGGGTGCTGGCGGAACGGGTCCATGTACGCCGTCGTCGGGTCCGCCAGCAGCAGCATGTCCGACTCGTGGATCTGCTGGAACCCGCGGATCGACGACCCGTCGAACATCAGCCCGTCGTTGAACGCGCTCTCGCCGAAATTGCTCGCAGGGAAGGTGAAGTGCTGCATGATCCCCGGCAGGTCGCAGAACCGTACGTCGACGAACTGCACGTCGTTCTTCGAGATATAGGAGAGAACGTCATCGGAGCTTTCGAACATGCGGTCTGCCGCCTCCTCATGGCGCCTGCGCTGACTGGCCGGACCGGGGAAGTCGCCTCCTACCAGGCAACCTACTCCGGGCCGTGCTCGGGATGACGGCCACCGTAGGTCCCGGCGGTTGACCTCCGGTTACCGCCTTGTTTCGGCGGCGTTACGCCGGGCCGGATCGGCTCAGGTCTCGGCCCCACGCATGGCCCATCGGTGGGGCTATCACCCCCGCATGGCCCATCGGTGGGGCTATCACCCCACGCATGGGCCATCGGTGGGGCTGTGACCCCACGCATGGGCCATGCGAGGGGCGCTGCCCGCTAGCGTGGCCGCCGTGCCCGCTCCCGCCGATCCGCCGGCTTCCCGAGTCGGCGCGGTCGCCGGATTCGGGCCGCGGTTCCTGGCGTTCGTGGTCGACGGCATCATCGCGGACCTGCTGGCCGCGCTGATCAACGGCGGGTTCCACAACAGCTCGCGGCAGAGCCTGACGTCGTACCTCGTTTTCCTGGCGATCGAGCTGTTCTTCGTCACCTTCGCCGGCCAGACGCCCGGCATGCGCGTGGTCGGGATCGCCGTACTCCGCGCCGACCAGCAGGGTCGCGCCGCCTTCAAGTGGGTGCTGCTGCGGACCGCGCTGCTGGCGACCGTCGTACCGGCGCTGTTCAACGACTCCTCGGGCCGGGCGATGCACGACCGAGCCGCCGGCACCGTGATGATCCACACCCGCTGACCGCTCGTCGGCTCCCGAACCCTGGGCGTTTCAGCACACAACGCGCCGGGATGTGGCGGTGATATCGGACGTAGAGCAACAGAACGGCGTCGACTCGCGAGCGTTGTGTGCTGAAACGAACCGAGAGGCGAGTACGGCGAGGGCGCTCGCGGGAAGTGTCAGCGCATCTTGCCGCGGGGCACCCTGGTCGGCACCGGACCCTTCGGCAGCGGCATGCTCGGGCCGCCGAGCGCGCGCATCCGCGCCTCGACCGCGCTGATCTCGGACTTGCGGAGGTTGCGCGGCAGTCGCATGACGTGGTTCTGCAGCTTGCGGACGGAGACCTGACCCTCGCCGTCGCCGACGATCACGTCGTACACCGGCGTCTCGGGCGCGACCCGGCCGATCCGCCGCTTCTGGTCGGTGATCAGCCCGCGGATCGCCGATGGCGACGGGCCCTCGCCGACCAGCACGATCCCCGGCCGGCCGATCACGCGGTGCACGAGATCCTGGTTGCGGGTGAACGCGACCGCCGGCGTCACCCGCCAGTCGCCGCGCATGCCCTGCAGGATCGCGGCCGCCGCGCCGGTCTGGCCCTCGACCCGGTCGTACATCGTCTTGGTCGCCCGCCGGCCGAAGATCGCCGTACCGACCACCAGCGCCACCAGCACTCCGGCGATCGACAGGATGATCGGCTGCCCGATCAGGATGCCGACGACGACCAGCACGACCAGTACGCCGAGCGCCGGGCCGAAGATCAGCGGGATCGCGCGCCGGTCCTGTGCGCGGACCATCTTCCAGACCTCGCGCATCTGCGCGACCCGGCCGGGAGGGGCGTTCGGGTCCGGCGCCGCCTTGCCCGACCCGCGCGCGGGCTTGCCGGAAGCCTTCGCCGGGGGCTTCTCGGACGGCTTCCTCAGCGAGCGGAGACTCGGGGCCATGGCGGCGAGTCTATGAGTCGGCGCGGCCGCGGTGGATGATCCGTCGGCGCTTGGGTGCGAGCGCTGGTGGTCGTCGTGGCCGCGGTGCGGTGCTCGTGGGCGCCGCCCGGTGCTCGTGGGCGCAGCGCAGC comes from Mycobacteriales bacterium and encodes:
- a CDS encoding DUF4191 domain-containing protein, whose protein sequence is MAPSLRSLRKPSEKPPAKASGKPARGSGKAAPDPNAPPGRVAQMREVWKMVRAQDRRAIPLIFGPALGVLVVLVVVGILIGQPIILSIAGVLVALVVGTAIFGRRATKTMYDRVEGQTGAAAAILQGMRGDWRVTPAVAFTRNQDLVHRVIGRPGIVLVGEGPSPSAIRGLITDQKRRIGRVAPETPVYDVIVGDGEGQVSVRKLQNHVMRLPRNLRKSEISAVEARMRALGGPSMPLPKGPVPTRVPRGKMR
- a CDS encoding RDD family protein — protein: MPAPADPPASRVGAVAGFGPRFLAFVVDGIIADLLAALINGGFHNSSRQSLTSYLVFLAIELFFVTFAGQTPGMRVVGIAVLRADQQGRAAFKWVLLRTALLATVVPALFNDSSGRAMHDRAAGTVMIHTR
- the glnA gene encoding type I glutamate--ammonia ligase, which codes for MFESSDDVLSYISKNDVQFVDVRFCDLPGIMQHFTFPASNFGESAFNDGLMFDGSSIRGFQQIHESDMLLLADPTTAYMDPFRQHPTLIMNFFIHDPLTGEAYSRDPRNIAKKAEDYLRGSGIADTTYFGPEAEFYIFDDVRYDQTPHSSYHFLDSVEGAWNSGREEPGGNKGYKPRYKGGYFPVPPTDHFTDLRSEMVRVLLDIGIDVEMQHHEVGTAGQAEIDFRFDTLLKTADNLMNFKYVVKSVARQHGRTATFMPKPIFQDNGSGMHCHQSLWKDGAPLFYDEIGYAGLSDTARYYIGGLLKHAPSLLAFTNPTTNSYRRLVPGYEAPVNLVYSQRNRSACCRIPITGSNPKAKRLEFRVPDPSCNPYLAFSAMLMAGLDGIRNKIEPPEPVDKDLYELPPDELAAVAQVPGSLEAVLDILEEEHEYLLEGGVFTPDVVETWIDYKREHEVDAIRLRPHPYEFALYYDI